From the genome of Brassica oleracea var. oleracea cultivar TO1000 chromosome C4, BOL, whole genome shotgun sequence:
CCATGTGCAGACGTATTTAGCTCATGCCTCTCTGTTTACACGATTTTAGATTTCACATTATTACACTAATATCCTAATATGACATCTCGTACTTAGAGCAAAGCAGGAGGGATGATCTGGATTGTCTTGTCTATATGATTATGTATTTTCTTCGAGGAAGGTAAAATTGATGTAGCTGCACCCTTTTTTTTCTTTTCGTTCTTTGTATTATTAGAGTTGTCACTGATCCTTCACATCTGTTTTTTTTTTCAGCCTTTTTGTTATTAATCATAATTTTTTGTTTATCAAAACAGCTCCATCAGGTTGTGGGCTCTAAGTGGCGAAGTTCTAAGTCACGACTCTTCACCAAGGTGGTTTGTTTTGTACAGTGGAGTACCAGCTTCACAGCAGAACCTTGAAGACACTGATGAAACTTGTGCAGATTCAAGATATCATTCTGATCATGGAAGTGGTTCTCAGGTACCAATGATAAATAACTTATGATATGCATGATCGATCAGTCTGATAGCACTTGAACTGTTATTGCTTAGTTTGATAGGTAGTGAACATGTATTGTTTAGTCTGATAGAACTTGACTTGTGATATGCATGATCTATTCGTTTGTCTGTTAGAACTTGAACTGTTATTGCATTAGTTTGATCGTATTTTTCTGATGTTAGTAGAGCTAGGTTATGATTATTAAAATTTACTATACATATCAATCAAGAGATCATAATCAGTGGTGTTCTATTACATATCAACGAACTGAGAAATGGAAGCAAACACATATACATGTCAATCAAGAGAACATAATCAGTGGTGTTCTATTACATATCAATCAAGAGAACATAATCCGTATCTTTGTTAATATAAATATTGTATGAGAAGATCTTATTGATATTTGTCTTTTATTTGTTACCATGCAACATCTACCTACCAGCTTGTTGGTATCAAGAGTCTGACTTATGTTGTAGTCTCATCTATCTTGGCCTCTTCTTGTCGCAGGTGACATGTGAAGACCGGAGTCCCGCGGGCCTGTACCAGGCTTGTGCAAGTTTCGGGACGGGATTAGGTAGCACTTCTCGGGACCGCATCCCGCACGGGCCTGTATCGCCAAGACCCGCATTGAACGTGTACCGCGGCGAGGTGGGACTATGCGGGGTGGTACAACCCAATTGCCATCAGTATCTGTTGGTGTCGATCGATTCCATCTTGTTGATGTGGATTGATGTCATCCGCTTTAACTCGATATGGGATGGGAGGATGCGTGTGTCGAGCGGTGGAGTCTGAGTGGCTCTGAATTTGAACTGTTTTGCACGATCCCAAAAGTAGTGTCGATCGACGGCTGATGGTCTCAATCGACACCAGTGCGAGCTGCCGATGGACGTAGAACTTTCGACTTGAAAGTCCCTTCTTGGAGCTTTTCTTGCTTTGCCAATTCCTCAAAATTATCATCTAAGATGGCATCAACCTGGTGCCTCTTACTTTCCTCAGCTTTCCCTTTAACCAGAGCTTCTTACTTCTGCAGTCAGAGAAACATGGGTGCCTCACGACATAGGCGTCCAAGGTTTCAGATTTTTCATTCAGCTCTTTGTAGTTAAAATCCAATCTCATATTTAAGTATGCACTCATCTTCTGCTGAATTTCCAGGACCTTTTCCATCTTAGATTCCATCCTCTGAAAACCGGCTTCATTGATGTGATTCACATCCTTCTCTACAGCCTGTTCCACCCTCGAGACTTCATGTATAGAACAAATTTTGGCCTTGACCTCAACGATCTTGTCACCATTGTAGCCAATTTCTTCATGTGCATATCTGCATTCTTGGTATTATTGCTAGAAACCAAGTTCTCAATCAGTCTCTTAGCTTCTTTTGAGGTCTTGGTCTTGATGTTTCCTTCATTTGTACCATCCAACATCAATATATAACACAAATGAATTCGCTGAAGAAAATTTCCAACAGCTGAACTTCCGTGAAACCATGATGTGAACAGTCCCGTTGGTATCTTTTAAACATGTTCCAAGAGCTTTTGAAAGCTTCAATAGGTCCCTGAGAGACAAATTTTATCCTTCATCTCTTCACCCTTTTCATCATCGGAAAATTCAGTTAGGAACGCAGTCTTAACAACATTCCATGTAGTATAGAAAGCATAGCCGTCAACAATGGCTTAGAAAATACATAAATATGGTTTCAAGCCGTCCAGAGGCATTCTGGTAATTTGTGATGACTTCTGGGCGTAAGTCGATCTTGAAATAAACTCGGACCGTCAGCGACACTAAGGCTGTGTTGTCGATCGACACTCCTTCTAATCCTCGACAACTTCCTCTCGCGAGTCAGACAGACCACTCTTTAGTAAAACGATCATAACCTCTGCTATAGAATGCTGACTGACCTCAAACCCAGTGGAATTGGAAAGCTAACTCAAATCTCTATCATGTGTCAAAAGATGGGCTCAATCGCACCGTGGCAAATTCTTCATCCATAGCTAAACGTCTGACGCACCTAAGCAATTCTGCACTTCAAAAAGTTCCAGAATCACCAAAGTTCTCTAAAATACACCTAAACCTGAAAACACTTTAAAACAGAATTCAAACACATATAGTAGACTCTAAATAGATCATATACCATGGTCTAAAAATAGTAAAATCGATGATATACCAGTTAGGCGTGGAGAGCAAAGACTTTAGTTGTTTGTCATTTTCAAGACCTTGTGTATGTACAAGGATCTTATTTATTTAAACTGGTCGAAATTTAATGAAACAGCAACCATTTTTCAGACTAAAAACTTGTTTTTCTTCTTCAGTTCTCTTTTGAGTACTCATGTGCTGGTGTGTAATATCCATCAAATCAAGAACTTTGTTTGGTGTGTAATATGAACAAAGAACTTAGAAATATCATGCGAAGAACCATCTCTTTCTTCTTACCATTCGATCCACACGTCTTGAGAGACTTGAATCTTCAAATTCGTTTCCGAGACTTGAATCTTCAAATTCGTTTCTGCAAAGATTATCCATCGAGTTCAAAAGATCTTATCCTAGGGAGATTCTTATTATGTTGGATATAGTTAGATTGGTGGGTTTAAACATGTCTAGAATCATTGAGACCATTATAGCTTGCCTTCTGACTTAGACAAGTCTCTCTAATCTCGTACTCCAGGCTTTTTTGAAGAAGCGGGTGTTACACCGTTTCTCTTTCTCTCTTAGATGTTTTGAGGATTCCACACTCTTATTAGAGCGATTTTGATTTTGCATTAAGTTGTTTGCTATTCAACTTTGTGGTAGAGAGAAGTGAAAATAAAAGAAAAGGTAACATACAAACTCAAACACTATTACCTTATGAAATGACGTAACAGGAGGGACAAACCGTAACAGAAATAATAAAAAACAGTCATGATTCTGAAACATTATTTTAGATGTGCCCTCCTCCTCATGTTTCAGTGGTAGATTCTGCCTCATAGTGAGTTGGAGGTGAGAACGGTTCATGTTGTGCGGGCAGCTGCTCCTCTATAGGCTGCATCTCTGTTTTTTTCTTCTTCTCTTTCTGGATCACTTGTCGTGGCATTACCTCTAGTAAAAAGCTACCTCCGTTCCACACAGCCGCCGAAATCTTCAGGATTTGAAAGATGACGTGAAGTCTATACGATAAGAAGATAGGTACGGTCAATGCCATGGTCGCAACCGTGAAGATGGCCTGGAACAGGATGTACATCCACATACGATTCTGATCCCCTAGGATACCGCTTAGCTGCCACAACTTATTGTTCGCCTTTTGAGCTTTCTTCGACAGCTCTCTGCAGAGACCAGAGGTCGTGTTGAGTCAACGGTAAGAAGACAAGGTATTATAACGGATGATGGATACCTGTACGAAGTCATAACTTCAGGATCTCTCAGGAGTCTCTGCCTACGCAAGACATTGACGATCAGAAAATAAAGCACTTGCCAAAGAGTATAAACCACCAAGGGGATGAGAAACAGCCATGTGAAAAGGTAAGGCTTATCATCGACGTAAGGCCATGAAACCCTACGAGCAGTGCCAACAGGGTGCATAGCTGCAAAAGTCTCTGGATTCCACCACCTAATCGTGAAGAACACGAGCCCTGCAACCAAAGTCATTGCATGACTTAAGAATCCAGGAGACAACATATGCTTAAAGCAAACACAGCCCAATTAAGATTTAAGATTACGGAGCTCTGAAAGAAAGATCATATAAACTCACCAGGCAAAAGATGTATAAGAACACTAACAATCTTATCGACGGAACTAAAAACCAGGCTGCAACGCCAGACAATAAGCGCCCATGCCAATGGTCCCTGCAAATAAACCACAGTACAAGACACAACCAAGTCGATAAGTTAGCTTACACCGACTCATATACATGTAGTTACAGAAGCATGCATACCTCTGCAAAGGAAAAGCAAACCATGAAAAGCTTTTCATTTTTAGGGTACAGAAGAAGATCAACCAAGAAGATTGTGTTTGCGTAGTAGCAAAAGTCCTATCATTACAAAAAAATGCTTTAAGAGTATAATCAAAACGGTGTTTTGGTTGGTTGATTAACAAAGCCTCAAAAGGGACGGTTACCAGAAGATAATAATGCCACTTCTTAAACCGGTAATATATCCATCGGAGAGGAACAAAGATGACATAGAAGAAGCAGTAAACGAGAGGAATGTCCTGTGGCCCTGAGAACAAAGACATTAAAGTTATTAGGCAACTTTGATTTGAATCAAAGATCAACTTTGGTATTTATATATGTTGAACTCACTTGCCCCAAGTAGGAAACAAAATCCTCCAAATCCGAGCACCCCAACAAGATGTGTAACCTTAACACCAGAAAAGAATTAAAAAAAAAAAAAACAACAACAACAAACATTAATGGATCATTCGATTGTTCTCTTACTGCAAGTAACGTTCAAGCCCTAACTAAACACCACGTTCCGAAAACGAGAAGAAGAATGATACCTTATTGATGAATCTTTCGTGTTCTTCGGCTTGTTTGGCGATCTTAACGGCCTGTTTCGATAAGATCTCGCGTGTCTGCACCGCTTGTTTAGACAATAAGTCTCTCGTCTGAACAACTTTCTGCAAGATGAAAATCCTGTCAATACGATTTGTCCCAAAATCGAATCTAAGGAGGGGGGCGATGATACCTTTGATCGATCCTTGAGACGTTGTTTCACAGTTTCGAACGAGTCTTCTCCGTTGAGGTTCGAATCTTCCGAGTGGTCCTCGTTATTAGCCATTCTTGTGGTGCACGAGAGTCTGACTGCAGAGAAACCGTAAAACACCGGACAAAAGCAATTTAATTACTTATATGATCTTTTAAAATAAATTAAACTTACATATCTATTGCTTTTATTTAGGCCTCGAACAATCAAAGATATCCGACAAATTTAGGTATCGAATCTGGATCAGTGGTTTTTGGATATCCAGAATCTCAATATCTATTACATTGATATTCAGATCTGGATCCGTAAAAATAATTTAAAAAAATACTTTTTAAAAAAAATACTAACTTTTTAAAATAATACATAAATTAAATATGTATACAAGATTTATAAATATATTTATATATGTCTATAATATTGTAAAAACTAAAATATAAGATTATAAGATTAATTAATGTATAAATATTAATATATCAAATATTAATATTAATGAAATTTTAAAATTTTAAAGTGTTTTAAAGATACGGATCAGCTAAAAACTGAGATATTCGGATTCGGATTCTGTTTGGACGGATCTAAGATTTTATTATCCGGATTCGGATCCGAATCCCCCGGATATCCTATTTCTGGAGCGGATCCGGAACGGATCTCGGATCGAATCCGGATTTTGGATAATAAGTTCCAAACCTATTTTTATTGTCCATATTTTTGTAAATTTTACAACATCGTCTATTTCTAGCTTCGACACGTGGCTTTCTCTTGGGAAATTAGAGAGAACATTATTCTTTTAAGCATTTAATAGCAACTAGAGCTAGATCCGTCCGACCAAATGAGTGTTTTTTTTACGTAATATAATTAATTTTTTGCACCATCATATGAGTAGAAAATTTATAATAAAATGATGACAAAAATACTGCACATAATACAAATATCTCTGTAACATAATACGTACGTTTTGATTACACTATGGTAACAATATTGAGTCAATTCATAAATATATGTGAGCTAAACTTTTGAAAAAATGAAAAAACCCAACTTAGATAAGGTAATTTAAGTTGAGCCATATTTGTTTTAAATTTAATTAAAAGTTTTAAAATATATGTTCAAATGCCCCAACTAATCCAAATCTTTTTTTTTACACGGAGAAAACTCTTCGTATTATGAAAAAAATAGAAAAGAAAATCTAAAAAAAATGTCTCGATCTCCATCTTTCTCACAGGCGATTACAATGGAGACAATCAGATTATCGAAATAATTGAAAACAATATTTTGTTGATTATGTTATAACGTTAAAAGTCCATAATATAGGATAAACTAAGATTTTATTAGTGTTAGTTTGAATTTTGTGTGCCATCATATATTCTGTTTTCTTTAAATACTTAGTGGTTATGATTTAAAAGAAGAAATGATAAGATCTCGTGCTTGTTTCACAGGTGTAAACGTAAAAAAGAAACGATTTTGTGTTTATTTACTTTATAATAAGCGTAAATGTAATTAGTTATAGGGAAATTATAATATTCTGGATTTTAAATTGATGATTTTGTTTATGATATTTTGATTTGTACCAAATAAATAGGGAAATTTATATATTTGCTGGATTTTGTTGTTCGTTTTGAATTTAACTGTATTTTGTTTTTATTTGTTGTGAAATTAGATTTATAAAATAATTATAATTATATCTTTGTTTTTAGATTGGAATGTCTTTATGAATTGCATATATAAAATCATTAGACGTTAGATAGTGGTGAAATTTTAAAAACAGATGTTAATTTTAAAAAAAAAAATTCAAGAATTTGTTTACAAACAGACGTTATGATTGTGCTTATTTTTCTATATTGCAGGGGAACTATGGTGGTAAAGGAAAACATAGTGTAGTTGGGTAATTAACAAAATCCATGTGGTCGTTCAAGAAAAAACAAAATCGATGTTTAAGGCTTTTTTTCGTTTTTTAATATAACGGCGGTTCAAAAAAAACAAATCGATGTGGTTTTCTTATTTGTAGGTAGGTCGTGGAATTATTTTAGTGTGGAAAAGATAAACTATTTTAAGTTAAAACTAATTAAATTTTCAGTGAGTAAGTTAGAAAACTAAAAGATATTTTATAAGTGTATTTATATTTTAATAAAGTTGATAATCTCCTATATATTAATTGAGAAGCATTTGAAAAATTAGAACCTTTATTTTGTATTAATTAAAAAAAATCTCAAATCTTAGGTGGCACCCTAAATGCCTTCTAAATTCCATTTCAAAGAATTCTATAGCATCTAATATAAAGTATAGTTTAATCTAATGGTGTCACATTATTTCATAATTATATAACAATATAGAACATTATATTAACCTAAAATATAGGAAGTGTGTATTTTTTCCTTAAATAAAAGCTACGGAATTACCTAATATGATTTACATATATATGACAATTAATGATTATGGCTAATAAAGACTTGATAACAATTTTTGCATCCTTCTTCATTTTTGTTTAATTTTATATTATTTTAAAAAAATAAACAATCACATTAACCATGTAATAAAAAAATAGATGTTTTCTTATATGTTATATTTTGGATTTTTTAAAATGACTTTGAATTACAAAAATGAGGAAATCTTATATGTTATATTTTTTTTTAAAACGACTTTAAAATACCAAAATGAGGACACCTTATATGTTATATTTTTCTTATATGTTAGAATTTTCTTATATGTTATATTTTGAATTTTTTAAAANNNNNNNNNNNNNNNNNNNNNNNNNNNNNNNNNNNNNNNNNNNNNNNNNNNNNNNNNNNNNNNNNNNNNNNNNNNNNNNNNNNNNNNNNNNNNNNNNNNNNNNNNTATAGAATTACCTAATATGATTTACATATATATGACAATTAATGATTATGAATAATAAAGATTTGATAACAATTTTTGCATCCTTCTTCATTTTTGTTTAATTTTATATTTTTTTAAAAAAATAAACAATCACATTAACCATGTAATAAAAAAAATAGATGTTTTCTTATATGTTATCTTTTGAATTTTTTAAAATGACTTTGAATTACAAAAATGAGGAAATCTTATATGTTATATTTTTTTTTAAAACGACTTTAAAATACCAAAATGAGGACACCTTATATGTTATATTTTTTATATGTTAGATTTTTCTTATATGTTATATTTTGAATTTTTTAAAANNNNNNNNNNNNNNNNNNNNNNNNNTATACGACTAAAAACATTAAAATGACATGTATCAGTTCGATGGTTGATTTGAAAGCTTTCAAAACCATATGTTAGATAAAAGTCAAAATAATTTAACTGTAAAAACAATACTATTCACTTTTTCAAGAATGTGTTCGAGGGAAAAAATAAGGTTTTTATGTCATAATTTGTTTAATGTCCACTAGAGAACATTATATTAACCTAAAATACAAGAATTGTGTATTATTTCCATAAATAAAAGCTACGAAATTACCTAATATTATTTATATATATGGCAATTAATGATTATGAATAATAAAGATTTTACAACAATTTGTGCATCCTTCTTCATTTTGTTTAATTTTATATTATTAAAAAAATAAACAATCACATTAACCATATAATAAAAAAATAGATTTTTTCTTATATGTTATATTTTGAATTTTTTTAAATGATTTTAAATTACAAAAATGAGGAAACCTTATATGTTATATTTGTTTTTAAAAAACGACTTTAAAATACAAAAATGAGGATACCTTATGTGTTATATTTTTCTTACATGTTAGATTTTTTCTTATATGTTATATTTTGAATTTTTTAAAATGACTTTAAATTACAAAAATGTAAGTTTTCCTTAAGTATATGACTAAAAACATTAAAATGACATGTATCAATTCGATGGTTGATTTGAAAGCTTTCAAAACCATATGGAAGATAAAAGTCCAAATAATTCAACTGTGAAAACAATACTGTTCACTTTTTTCAAGAATGTGTTTGATAGAAAAATAAGGTTTTTATGTCATAATTTGTTTAATGTCCAATCCGATCAACCTATGATGTATTAATTATAGTTTTGTTCCATTATTTTTAATAAAAATTGATCTGATTCATCAGAAAGAAATTATATAATAACAACAAAATATATTTTATATATATATAAAATGATTAAATATATAAAAGAAACTATCGATAATATATACAAATAAATTCACTATGCTCAAAGCACAGGTTTTATCCTAGTTATTTAATTGTTGGGAAGACTCCAAGTGGAGGAAATGATAACACTGGAAGGCTAATAAAGAGCCACGTGTTATGGTTGAAACATCTACGCTCTTTTTGAATCCTTTGAGGAAGCTTCTAGCGTACACGTATTTTATTGTTATTATATCTCAAAACTTATTTTCTTAGTAATTTAGTAAAACTAAACATTTTTTGTCAACAATTTATTACATAGATTTCCTGTAAATAATGTAGAAAACTAACGTTGACAAAAAAATGTAGAAAACTAACAAAACATTTCTTATATGCTGCGGTATCACTTCCGCTTGAGGTTTTTTATCGATGCAAAGCTAAGGTCTTTGAAGTGTTAAAAAAAAACAATTCGAAATGCTTGCCTTCAGGCGAAGTTTCAAAAAATGACTCCAAGTATAGTTAGAA
Proteins encoded in this window:
- the LOC106340303 gene encoding uncharacterized protein LOC106340303, whose protein sequence is MAILALCVSSLSIYNHKLLYTTHLLRMRSKTRLILLFSFRFFISFRLFTSSSSINDHKASSSSPLHSRAATTMCRQQSRRDDLDCLVYMIMYFLRGSSIRLWALSGEVLSHDSSPRWFVLYSGVPASQQNLEDTDETCADSRYHSDHGSGSQVTCEDRSPAGLYQACASFGTGLGSTSRDRIPHGPVSPRPALNVYRGEVGLCGVVQPNCHQYLLVSIDSILLMWIDVIRFNSIWDGRMRVSSGGV
- the LOC106337026 gene encoding uncharacterized membrane protein C776.05, producing the protein MANNEDHSEDSNLNGEDSFETVKQRLKDRSKKVVQTRDLLSKQAVQTREILSKQAVKIAKQAEEHERFINKVTHLVGVLGFGGFCFLLGARPQDIPLVYCFFYVIFVPLRWIYYRFKKWHYYLLDFCYYANTIFLVDLLLYPKNEKLFMVCFSFAEGPLAWALIVWRCSLVFSSVDKIVSVLIHLLPGLVFFTIRWWNPETFAAMHPVGTARRVSWPYVDDKPYLFTWLFLIPLVVYTLWQVLYFLIVNVLRRQRLLRDPEVMTSYRELSKKAQKANNKLWQLSGILGDQNRMWMYILFQAIFTVATMALTVPIFLSYRLHVIFQILKISAAVWNGGSFLLEVMPRQVIQKEKKKKTEMQPIEEQLPAQHEPFSPPTHYEAESTTET